The following proteins are co-located in the Brevibacillus laterosporus DSM 25 genome:
- a CDS encoding 4'-phosphopantetheinyl transferase family protein encodes MTNVFALHIPAELEEDTFNHLLDHVSPEKRDKILRFRRREDAYRGLLADLLVRYILCTHHFIPLDEIQFQYNEYGKPYLPNYTNCNVNLSHSGEWVVCGTSVEPVGVDVEQQKPIDMEIAKHYFSTQEYTDLEMKSEGEEQLSYFYDLWTLKESYMKAVGKGLSIPLASFSIRKNLNGTIDFSEETPSKTNWVFKQYHLAPGYPLSVCSASNQFAEEVKMIRLDELIQYFIL; translated from the coding sequence ATGACAAACGTATTTGCTCTACATATACCAGCAGAACTAGAAGAGGATACATTTAATCATTTACTAGATCATGTATCCCCAGAAAAACGTGATAAAATCCTTCGATTCCGAAGACGGGAAGATGCCTATAGGGGACTACTGGCTGATTTACTTGTTCGCTATATTTTATGCACACATCACTTCATTCCTCTAGATGAGATTCAATTTCAATACAATGAGTATGGTAAACCCTACTTGCCCAACTATACAAATTGCAACGTTAATTTGTCCCACTCTGGTGAATGGGTAGTGTGTGGAACAAGTGTTGAACCTGTAGGAGTAGACGTAGAACAGCAAAAGCCCATAGACATGGAAATTGCTAAGCATTACTTTTCAACACAAGAATACACGGATTTAGAAATGAAATCAGAAGGAGAAGAACAGCTGTCGTATTTTTATGACCTTTGGACGTTGAAGGAGAGCTACATGAAGGCAGTTGGGAAGGGACTATCCATTCCCCTTGCCTCTTTTTCCATAAGAAAGAATCTGAATGGAACGATCGATTTTAGCGAAGAGACACCGTCAAAGACGAATTGGGTTTTTAAGCAGTATCACCTAGCTCCAGGATATCCATTGTCTGTGTGTAGTGCTAGTAATCAGTTTGCAGAAGAGGTAAAAATGATCCGATTGGACGAACTGATCCAATATTTTATATTGTGA
- a CDS encoding zinc-binding dehydrogenase, translated as MYQALLHHGPTGLKGVKIAGRAKRNLAADEVLVRLKASGLNRRDLLNMMWRNEQDAPLVLGADGAGKIEEVGSDVEEWHVGDEVILHAGVNWLTKSDAPPASFEILGSSFDGTHAQYIVVPASLLVKKPTYLTWEEAGVLSVAALTAYRAIRTKGQVKEGNTVLIPGIGSGVATFLLQMSKAMECRVIVTSRSKAKQERALQLGADVAIDTTMDWNEALQGEKVDIVFDSVGPATFQQSLHQLRPGGTCVTFGATTGDIIEFNLRSFFYSQCNILGTTLGSKEEFIEMLGFMEQHQIRPIIDHVYDLEQGVAALQRLQDSEQFGKIVLRRSKTEADHKE; from the coding sequence ATGTACCAAGCATTATTGCATCATGGTCCAACTGGTTTAAAAGGGGTAAAAATAGCAGGGCGAGCGAAACGAAATTTGGCTGCTGATGAAGTGCTAGTTCGGTTGAAAGCATCTGGTTTAAATCGTCGGGATTTACTCAATATGATGTGGCGAAATGAACAAGATGCTCCACTCGTTCTTGGTGCTGATGGTGCTGGAAAAATTGAAGAAGTAGGCAGTGATGTGGAGGAATGGCATGTAGGTGACGAAGTAATCTTGCATGCAGGTGTGAACTGGTTAACAAAAAGCGACGCTCCTCCTGCTTCTTTTGAAATTTTAGGTTCTTCCTTCGATGGAACTCATGCTCAGTATATCGTTGTTCCTGCTTCCCTTCTCGTAAAAAAACCTACCTATCTAACGTGGGAAGAAGCTGGGGTCCTATCTGTTGCCGCACTGACAGCCTATCGAGCAATACGTACAAAAGGACAGGTCAAAGAGGGAAATACGGTGTTGATTCCTGGAATTGGCAGTGGAGTAGCTACTTTTTTACTTCAAATGAGTAAGGCCATGGAATGTCGTGTCATTGTTACTTCCCGAAGCAAAGCTAAACAAGAAAGGGCTTTGCAGCTAGGTGCTGATGTTGCAATTGATACAACAATGGATTGGAATGAAGCGTTACAGGGTGAGAAGGTCGACATCGTGTTTGATAGTGTGGGTCCTGCCACTTTTCAGCAATCATTACATCAACTACGCCCCGGGGGGACATGCGTTACATTTGGTGCCACTACCGGTGATATCATAGAGTTTAATCTCAGAAGCTTTTTTTACAGCCAGTGTAATATTCTAGGAACCACTCTAGGTAGTAAGGAAGAATTTATTGAAATGCTAGGCTTTATGGAACAACATCAAATCCGCCCGATTATAGATCACGTCTATGATTTAGAACAAGGAGTAGCTGCCCTTCAACGACTTCAGGATTCAGAACAGTTTGGCAAAATCGTATTACGTAGAAGTAAAACTGAAGCGGATCATAAGGAATGA
- a CDS encoding AMP-binding protein, producing the protein MGDLLDETVGMFPDKEAIIYHELGLTYTYREFQLVCNQVARGFMALGIKPGEHIAIWANNVPEWVLTQFATAKMGGVLVTVNTSYRTHELEYLLHQSDATTLLLIDQFKDVSYVDMLHEICPELQDATPGELQAERLPQLRRVIYLGEKRQPGMYLFTDFYDLAKRVTEEEQIARQKTIHPDHVVNMQYTSGTTGFPKGVMLSHNNIINNAIQVASCQNLQQQDRVCIPVPFFHCFGCVMGTLACVATGATMVPVITFQPKVVLEVVSKVRCTALYGVPTMFIAELNDPTFSQYDVSSLRTGIMAGSPCPEEVMKNVVDNMGIRDITIAYGQTESSPVVTQTRVDDSIELRVSTVGRKHDPVEIKLMKPGTGEEVARGEQGELCTRGYQVMKGYYKMPEQTAQAIDSEGWLHTGDLATVDEFGYYRITGRLKDMIIRGGENIYPREIEEFLYTHPKVLDVQVIGVPDPRYGEQVLACVKVKEGEHLTSNELKDFCQGKIARFKVPYYVQIVNEYPMTASGKIQKYKLREQAIEIFGLNQSAATNE; encoded by the coding sequence ATGGGGGATTTATTAGATGAGACAGTAGGCATGTTTCCTGACAAGGAAGCCATTATTTATCATGAGCTTGGACTTACCTATACATATCGGGAGTTTCAGCTGGTATGCAATCAAGTAGCCAGGGGATTTATGGCCTTGGGTATAAAGCCGGGTGAACATATAGCAATTTGGGCTAATAATGTTCCAGAGTGGGTATTAACTCAGTTTGCCACTGCTAAAATGGGTGGTGTGCTCGTGACCGTAAATACAAGCTACCGTACACATGAGCTGGAATATTTGTTGCATCAATCAGATGCTACAACTTTACTATTAATCGATCAGTTTAAGGATGTTTCCTATGTTGACATGTTGCACGAAATTTGTCCGGAATTACAAGATGCTACACCTGGAGAACTACAAGCGGAGCGTCTTCCTCAATTACGCCGGGTCATTTATCTGGGAGAAAAGCGTCAACCAGGCATGTATTTATTTACAGACTTCTATGACTTAGCAAAACGGGTGACGGAAGAAGAACAGATAGCACGTCAGAAGACTATTCATCCCGACCATGTAGTTAATATGCAGTACACCTCAGGTACGACAGGCTTTCCAAAAGGTGTCATGCTTAGCCATAACAATATTATTAACAATGCAATTCAAGTAGCTAGTTGTCAAAATTTGCAACAACAAGATCGAGTTTGCATTCCAGTGCCATTTTTCCATTGCTTCGGCTGTGTAATGGGAACATTAGCCTGCGTAGCTACGGGAGCTACAATGGTGCCAGTTATTACCTTTCAGCCCAAGGTAGTCTTGGAAGTGGTTTCTAAGGTGAGGTGTACCGCTCTATATGGAGTACCAACTATGTTTATTGCTGAGCTGAATGACCCCACTTTTTCGCAATATGATGTAAGCTCATTACGCACGGGGATCATGGCCGGCTCTCCATGTCCAGAAGAAGTAATGAAAAATGTAGTAGATAACATGGGTATTCGTGATATTACGATTGCATATGGGCAAACTGAATCATCGCCAGTCGTAACTCAGACTAGAGTAGATGATAGCATCGAGCTTCGTGTTTCAACAGTAGGTCGTAAGCATGATCCAGTAGAAATTAAGCTAATGAAGCCGGGAACAGGAGAAGAAGTGGCTAGAGGCGAACAGGGTGAATTATGTACGCGAGGCTATCAAGTTATGAAAGGGTATTATAAGATGCCCGAACAGACAGCTCAGGCGATAGATTCTGAAGGCTGGCTCCATACAGGAGACTTAGCCACCGTTGATGAATTCGGATACTATCGGATCACTGGGCGTTTGAAGGATATGATCATTCGCGGAGGAGAGAATATTTATCCTCGTGAGATTGAAGAGTTTTTGTATACTCATCCTAAAGTGCTGGATGTACAAGTTATTGGTGTTCCCGATCCCCGCTATGGCGAACAAGTATTGGCATGCGTTAAAGTAAAGGAGGGAGAACACTTAACATCAAATGAGCTAAAAGACTTCTGCCAGGGGAAAATTGCTCGCTTTAAGGTTCCGTATTATGTACAAATTGTCAATGAGTATCCAATGACAGCCTCAGGTAAAATTCAAAAATATAAGCTGAGAGAGCAAGCCATTGAGATTTTTGGCTTGAATCAATCTGCCGCAACTAATGAGTAA
- a CDS encoding GNAT family N-acetyltransferase, translating to MNEYQLVSDYKHIEKYKESFNELAKTIFEIDFKKWYKKGCWNDNYICYSFIDGDKVIANTSINKMTVVSNGKEYKAIQVGTVMTHPDYRNQGLSGKLMHYIIDKYEKEYDFIYLFANETVLEFYPKFGFEKLQESRFYLKVTDLKKLPIHSGTVRALDTENPTDFEMIEKFARERLPVSSILGVKNNEHLLMFYSIVAFNDAIYYIEEEDVIVICKQENAQLHIFDIISNKRVEIDSILDRMISAETKTIRFYFTPDFKRNNIHTELITESDDTLFVRPLLKDLPKHFLFPLTSHS from the coding sequence ATGAATGAGTATCAATTAGTTAGTGACTATAAGCATATCGAAAAATATAAAGAGAGCTTCAATGAATTAGCTAAAACTATCTTTGAGATTGATTTTAAGAAATGGTACAAAAAAGGGTGTTGGAATGATAACTATATTTGTTATTCATTCATTGATGGAGATAAAGTGATTGCAAATACCTCCATAAACAAAATGACAGTTGTTTCTAACGGGAAAGAATATAAAGCGATCCAAGTTGGTACTGTTATGACGCATCCTGATTATCGTAACCAAGGTTTGTCTGGGAAACTAATGCACTACATTATTGATAAATATGAAAAAGAATACGACTTCATCTACTTGTTCGCAAATGAAACAGTTTTAGAGTTTTATCCCAAGTTTGGATTTGAAAAATTACAAGAAAGTCGGTTTTATTTGAAAGTAACCGATCTAAAAAAGCTACCAATACATTCAGGTACTGTGCGTGCTTTAGATACTGAGAATCCGACTGATTTCGAAATGATAGAAAAATTTGCTCGTGAAAGGCTTCCTGTATCATCAATATTAGGAGTGAAAAATAATGAGCACCTATTAATGTTTTACTCTATCGTAGCCTTTAATGATGCGATTTATTATATCGAAGAGGAGGATGTGATTGTTATATGTAAACAAGAAAATGCTCAGCTTCATATTTTTGATATAATTAGCAATAAAAGAGTTGAAATAGATTCGATTCTAGATCGTATGATTTCTGCTGAAACAAAGACAATTAGATTTTATTTTACCCCCGATTTCAAAAGAAATAATATTCATACTGAGTTAATAACAGAGAGCGACGATACGCTGTTCGTTCGACCGTTACTAAAAGATCTACCTAAACATTTTTTATTTCCATTAACATCACATTCATAA